One segment of Manihot esculenta cultivar AM560-2 chromosome 4, M.esculenta_v8, whole genome shotgun sequence DNA contains the following:
- the LOC110612792 gene encoding trihelix transcription factor ASIL2 produces MDDDEEIQSHTSEAIGSPSLSPPNGRITVTVAAGPPSSLPQQQNINNLALTVPIHQPKTNGGGREDCWSEGATAVLIDAWGERYLELSRGNLKQKHWKEVADIVSSREDYKKAAKTDIQCKNRIDTVKKKYKLEKAKIAAGGGPSKWPFFERLDQLIGPTAKIPVTAASLSSKVPMGIPVGIHSGGASGSNQYQFHEGKAQMKSNQITKNHNVKPQFRKRSQVETESSSEEEEENFPDSEDSLPPEKKSRVVVQRGVNTKEVKERKGWGNSIRMLTQAILKFGEVYEQAESMKLQQVMEMEKTRMKFAKELELQRMQFFMKTQMEISQLKCSRRGGNVSHQNHHISGNNIIHTNNNSDSDN; encoded by the coding sequence ATGGACGATGATGAGGAGATCCAGTCACACACATCGGAGGCTATCGGCTCTCCGTCGCTTTCTCCACCCAACGGGAGAATTACGGTGACGGTGGCCGCAGGGCCTCCGTCTTCTCTTCCTCAACAACAGAACATCAATAACTTGGCATTAACTGTCCCGATCCATCAGCCGAAGACCAACGGCGGCGGAAGGGAGGATTGCTGGAGCGAAGGAGCGACGGCGGTGCTAATTGACGCTTGGGGAGAGAGGTATTTGGAGCTAAGCAGAGGGAATCTGAAGCAGAAGCACTGGAAGGAAGTTGCGGATATTGTGAGTAGCAGAGAGGACTATAAGAAGGCTGCAAAGACTGATATTCAGTGCAAGAACCGAATTGATACAGTGAAGAAGAAGTATAAATTGGAGAAAGCGAAGATTGCTGCGGGTGGTGGACCCAGCAAGTGGCCGTTTTTCGAACGGTTGGATCAGTTAATTGGTCCAACCGCCAAGATCCCTGTTACTGCCGCTTCTTTGTCTAGCAAAGTTCCAATGGGAATcccagttgggatccacagtgGTGGAGCTAGTGGGTCGAACCAATATCAGTTTCATGAAGGGAAGGCTCAAATGAAGAGCAATCAGATAACGAAGAATCATAATGTGAAACCACAGTTTCGAAAACGTTCACAAGTGGAAACTGAGTCAtcttcggaggaggaggaggagaatttTCCAGACTCGGAGGATAGTTTGCCACCGGAGAAGAAATCAAGGGTGGTGGTGCAGAGAGGAGTGAATACAAAGGAAGTGAAGGAAAGAAAGGGGTGGGGAAATTCAATTAGAATGCTGACACAAGCAATATTAAAGTTCGGGGAAGTTTATGAGCAGGCAGAGAGTATGAAGTTGCAGCAGGTGATGGAGATGGAGAAAACAAGGATGAAATTTGCCAAAGAGCTGGAATTGCAGAGGATGCAATTTTTCATGAAGACCCAGATGGAAATCTCGCAATTGAAGTGCAGTAGAAGGGGAGGAAATGTTAGTCATCAAAACCATCACATCAGTGGTAACAATATCATTCATACTAATAACAATAGTGATAGTGATAATTAA